A DNA window from Streptomyces sp. 71268 contains the following coding sequences:
- a CDS encoding lysoplasmalogenase: MLVPAVSDTSAEPVEYATKPALMPALAAYVLLRGGPRLLVAALLFGCGGDTLLQLGGEPAFLAGMASFAAGHVCYLVLFARLGPITAPRRTVALVAAGYATAWLGTVALLWPGLAPDMRGPVAAYSLLLTAMALAALRVGPWAGAGGALFLLSDTLIATGIADWPQPPAPQFWIMLTYGGAQLALTVGVLRGAGEPGAREVSGAGLPGPGRAARRGA, from the coding sequence CTGCTCGTGCCCGCCGTCTCCGACACCTCCGCCGAGCCCGTCGAGTACGCCACCAAGCCCGCGTTGATGCCGGCGCTGGCGGCGTACGTGCTGCTGCGGGGCGGGCCGCGACTCCTCGTGGCCGCCCTGCTGTTCGGCTGCGGCGGCGACACCCTGCTGCAACTCGGCGGCGAGCCGGCCTTCCTCGCCGGCATGGCCTCCTTCGCCGCGGGCCACGTCTGCTACCTGGTCCTCTTCGCCCGCCTCGGCCCGATCACCGCGCCCCGCCGCACAGTGGCGCTCGTGGCCGCCGGCTACGCGACGGCCTGGCTGGGCACGGTGGCCCTGCTGTGGCCGGGGCTTGCGCCCGACATGCGCGGGCCGGTCGCCGCGTACAGCCTGCTGCTCACGGCCATGGCCCTGGCGGCGCTGCGCGTCGGCCCGTGGGCCGGGGCGGGCGGCGCCCTGTTCCTGCTCTCCGACACGCTGATCGCCACCGGCATCGCCGACTGGCCGCAACCCCCGGCGCCGCAGTTCTGGATCATGCTGACGTACGGGGGCGCCCAACTGGCCCTCACGGTCGGGGTGTTGCGCGGGGCGGGCGAGCCCGGGGCGCGCGAGGTCTCCGGCGCGGGCCTGCCGGGCCCGGGCCGCGCGGCCCGGCGCGGCGCGTAG
- a CDS encoding S8 family serine peptidase, which yields MAHLRSRRRRALLAVPVGLALTASLGFLPGAASASSQDAPSSATAPRAAGPALSYVVNTAPDKATVGKVKKEIAKAGGSVVASYPKIGVIVAHAPATGFAEKIRAVKGVQSAGATRTSPLTPAATTEVGKPEKVKAPRANAQSAAKARAAGQEPLEPMQWHLPAMKADEAAKVNPGDRNVTVAVIDTGVDDTHPDLAPNFDRRASANCANGVLDTSKGAWRPYDPDADYHGTHVAGSVAAARNGVGVAGVAPNVKISAIKVSDQKTGLFYAENVVCAFVFAADKGVEVTNNSYYVDPWMFNCKADADQRAILDAVGRAARYAQDKGAVNVASAGNSNFDLGAKSIKDTSSPNDSQEVDREIDPATCLDAPTQLPGVVTVSATGVKSLKSYYSNYGLNPSVAAGQIDVAAPGGDRNQLPELPAKDGRILSTMPGGDYAYLQGTSMASPHVAGVAALVRSAHPNASPQEVQWLLKQQADNPGCPTAPYDPNGDGKADATCTGTKHVNSFYGYGIVNALKAVTQ from the coding sequence ATGGCTCATCTGCGATCCAGACGCCGGCGCGCCCTGCTCGCGGTGCCCGTAGGACTCGCGCTCACCGCGTCACTCGGGTTCCTGCCCGGCGCGGCCTCGGCCTCCTCGCAGGACGCGCCTTCCTCCGCCACCGCTCCGCGCGCGGCCGGTCCGGCGTTGTCGTACGTGGTGAACACGGCCCCCGACAAGGCCACCGTCGGCAAGGTCAAGAAGGAGATCGCGAAGGCGGGCGGCTCCGTCGTCGCCAGCTACCCGAAGATCGGCGTGATCGTCGCGCACGCCCCGGCCACCGGTTTCGCGGAGAAGATACGCGCCGTCAAGGGCGTGCAGTCCGCCGGCGCGACCCGCACCTCGCCCCTGACGCCGGCCGCGACCACCGAGGTCGGCAAGCCGGAGAAGGTCAAGGCCCCGCGCGCCAACGCGCAGAGCGCGGCGAAGGCGAGGGCGGCCGGCCAGGAGCCGCTGGAGCCCATGCAGTGGCACCTGCCCGCGATGAAGGCGGACGAGGCGGCCAAGGTCAACCCGGGCGACAGGAACGTCACCGTCGCGGTCATCGACACCGGCGTGGACGACACCCACCCGGACCTGGCTCCGAACTTCGACCGGCGGGCCTCCGCCAACTGCGCGAACGGCGTCCTGGACACCTCGAAGGGCGCCTGGCGCCCGTACGACCCGGACGCGGACTACCACGGCACCCACGTGGCCGGCTCGGTCGCCGCCGCGCGCAACGGGGTCGGCGTCGCCGGCGTCGCGCCGAACGTGAAGATCTCCGCCATCAAGGTCAGCGACCAGAAGACCGGCCTGTTCTACGCCGAGAACGTGGTCTGTGCCTTCGTCTTCGCGGCCGACAAGGGCGTCGAGGTCACCAACAACAGCTACTACGTCGACCCGTGGATGTTCAACTGCAAGGCCGACGCCGACCAGCGGGCCATCCTTGACGCGGTGGGCCGGGCGGCCAGGTACGCGCAGGACAAGGGCGCCGTCAACGTCGCCTCCGCCGGCAACTCCAACTTCGACCTCGGCGCGAAGTCGATCAAGGACACGTCGAGCCCGAACGACTCGCAGGAGGTCGACCGCGAGATCGACCCGGCCACCTGCCTGGACGCGCCGACCCAGTTGCCCGGCGTGGTCACGGTCTCCGCGACCGGCGTCAAGTCGCTGAAGTCGTACTACTCCAACTACGGCCTCAACCCGTCGGTGGCCGCCGGCCAGATCGACGTCGCGGCCCCCGGTGGCGACCGCAACCAGCTGCCCGAGCTGCCCGCCAAGGACGGCCGCATCCTGTCCACCATGCCCGGCGGCGACTACGCCTACCTCCAGGGCACCTCGATGGCGAGCCCGCACGTCGCGGGCGTGGCCGCCCTGGTGCGCAGCGCGCACCCGAACGCCAGCCCGCAGGAGGTGCAGTGGCTTCTGAAGCAGCAGGCCGACAACCCGGGCTGCCCGACCGCCCCGTACGACCCGAACGGTGACGGCAAGGCGGACGCCACCTGCACCGGCACCAAGCACGTGAACAGCTTCTACGGCTACGGCATCGTCAACGCGCTCAAGGCCGTCACGCAGTAA